Proteins from one Enoplosus armatus isolate fEnoArm2 chromosome 4, fEnoArm2.hap1, whole genome shotgun sequence genomic window:
- the f2r gene encoding proteinase-activated receptor 1, protein MVHQSVRLLVLFSLYSSALASQNGSAPFLRTFSGHFVMVTDEPVDYVDLSVLDSLRDDGGLGSGSEQEPVKRHGPLRHPQKRYFVSEEAKGFLQGSLATSFVPTVYTLVFIISVPLNLVAMVMFVHHIRPRKPAVIYMLNLACADLLFGLLLPFKIAYHYHGNNWIYGSFMCRVVTAAFYCNMYCSVLLMTCISIDRFLAVVYPMNSLTWRSPQTASAVCVAMWLLALGGVSPLLISGQTIYLSDLDITTCHDVQDEENLQTYYLYFFPSYSSVFFFIPLVFTVVCYVRIIQALAAANVENRSRKTRAVVMAVVVLVVFVVCFTPTNIILMVHYVQLSHKSSDSSYQAYLLSMCVGSLSCCLDPVLYYFGSSQCQKQVAALLGCRRLAQVESSSATQSTRTSRRTDSSRSCKMESIQTGQGGHYSRLVA, encoded by the exons ATGGTTCACCAATCAGTAcggttgttggtgttgttttctctctacaGCTCAGCACTCGCCTCCCAAAATG GCTCAGCACCCTTCCTGCGGACTTTCTCTGGTCACTTTGTGATGGTCACCGATGAGCCTGTAGACTACGTTGACCTGTCTGTGTTAGACAGTTTGAGGGATGACGGGGGGTTAGGCTCAGGGTCCGAGCAGGAGCCAGTGAAAAGACACGGCCCACTCCGCCATCCCCAGAAGCGTTATTTTGTCTCAGAGGAAGCTAAAGGTTTTCTCCAGGGTAGCCTGGCAACAAGCTTTGTCCCGACTGTTTACACcctcgtcttcatcatcagcGTGCCCCTCAAccttgttgccatggtgatgttTGTGCATCACATCCGTCCCAGAAAACCGGCAGTGATCTACATGCTGAACCTGGCCTGCGCTGACCTGCTGttcggcctcctcctccccttcaaGATTGCCTAccattaccatggcaacaactgGATCTACGGCTCCTTCATGTGCAGAGTCGTCACGGCAGCTTTCTACTGCAACATGTactgctctgtgctgctcaTGACGTGTATCAGCATTGACCGTTTCCTGGCTGTGGTTTACCCCATGAACTCTCTGACGTGGCGCAGCCCTCAgacagcctcagctgtgtgtgttgccatgtgGCTCTTAGCCCTCGGAGGAGTATCCCCTCTGCTGATCTCAGGGCAGACCATATATTTGTCAGACCTGGACATCACCACCTGCCATGATGTGCAGGATGAAGAAAACCTACAAACTTACTATCTTTACTTCTTCCCCTCCtactcctctgtcttcttcttcatccctcTCGTCTTCACTGTTGTCTGTTACGTGCGTATCATTCAGGCTCTGGCAGCAGCTAACGTGGAGAACCGCTCCAGGAAGACTCGAGCCGTGGTGATGgctgtggtggtgctggtggtgtttGTGGTCTGCTTCACCCCTACCAACATCATCCTGATGGTTCACTATGTTCAGCTGTCCCACAAGTCCAGCGACAGTTCCTACCAGGCGTACCTGCTCTCCATGTGTGTGGGCAGCCTCAGCTGCTGTCTGGATCCAGTCCTGTATTACTTCGGCTCCTCTCAGTGCCAGAAGCAGGTGGCAGCGCTGCTCGGATGTAGGCGACTGGCACAAGTAGAGAGCAGCTCCGCAACACAAAGTACAAGAACCAGCAGGcggacagacagcagcaggtcGTGCAAGATGGAGAGCATTCAAACTGGTCAGGGGGGTCATTACAGCAGGCTGGTGGCTTAA
- the LOC139283794 gene encoding saxitoxin and tetrodotoxin-binding protein 1-like has product MAAQLVVALLALTSLGAASEPDCKELVKPLVLDSHSPIYGKWVLHVGSWDQPGLKSDLVSVNSSWVELSASSDSSVVTIYWADRLSEDKCLQGIANATMSGMTSHTTFNINGHTSYHDGKYYETCSDCLLSEDTTFLPDGKSKGRYLFLFTRTGTLEPSELETFKKQADCLKFLPEYHFLGTDLCPDDRESTSSPAENTENDQTDVQPTAK; this is encoded by the exons ATGGCTGCACAGCTGGTTGTTGCTCTGCTGGCTCTCACCTCCCTGGGTGCTGCATCTGAACCGGACTGTAAAGAGCTGGTTAAGCCTCTGGTACTGGACAGCCACAGCCCC ATCTATGGGAAGTGGGTGCTCCATGTGGGGTCGTGGGACCAGCCTGGCCTGAAGAGCGACCTGGTGTCGGTGAACAGCTCTTGGGTGGAACTGTCGGCTTCCTCAGACAGCAGCGTCGTCACCATCTACTGGGCCGACCGCCT AAGTGAAGATAAATGCCTTCAGGGCATAGCCAACGCCACCATGTCAGGAATGACCAGTCACACCACTT TTAATATCAACGGTCACACTTCATATCATGATGGGAAGTACTATGAGACCTGCTCCGACTGCCTCCTGTCTGAGGACACCACCTTTCTCCCTGACGGCAAGTCAAAGGGACGATACCTTTTCCTCTTTA CACGGACCGGCACTCTGGAGCCATCTGAGTTAGAGACCTTCAAGAAGCAGGCGGACTGTCTGAAATTCCTCCCAGAGTACCACTTTTTAGGCACAG ACCTGTGTCCAGATGACAGGGAATCTACTTCATCTCCTGCTGAGAATACAGAGAATGACCAAACTGATGTTCAGCCTACTGCAAAGTAA